The genomic region aaggacAATCCaagtcattatcattattattattatagtatattatagtaGTCAAAGTAGTGCTCGTAATAACAGTAGTGAAAAGGTTGATATGTGACATAGGCAAATAcacttgtatgtatgtgtgtattcaaataaagtgtaaaaagcAGCAtctacatttcacatttaatataaaatatgacaaagcAATACATGGTCCCTGGACAAAATCAGAAAACCAGTCTTGATTCACGCTGTGTCATCTCCTCTACTTCCTCAGAGCTGAGATCATTGTTTCTCAACCTGTAGCGTAAAAGGAACATCAGTCAATAACAATGCACAGCCAATTTGGAATTAGGAAGTACATTTGTCCATCATAGGATACAGAGTAAAAAGCAAGCTTTTTCTTGGCACTGAAACTAGAAGCACAGCTACATATGACTTACCCAAAATACAGGCTACAAAACCACCAATGTGTACTAACTACGTAAGAAATGGtttcaaacttttattttttagtgtAAAACTCACATACCATACTGACTTCACATGCTTATTGTGTTCTAGGGCTTGAATTAGACATTCCACTCCGGTTCTTGTTATGCAGTTTTCTGTCAGCCTTTTACAGGAAATGAAAGAGGTGGGGCAGTTTACTGTATAGCAAGTATTCAAATGACAGATCAACTATTGAAACAGTTTCATTAGACACTTACCAAATATCTTCCAGTGATGTGCAGTGCTTGATAATATTAGCAACGGCACATGCTCCTGCACTCCCAACACCATTACCTACCAGGCTGATAAtagaagaaaaatatttttaaacttaaacacacattatttttacatttgttgtcATTATGTAATGGCGGTGGTACAATATATCGTTTGTTTAAATCTACTTGAGGTGACAATATTTACAGAAAGTATTACCTGAGCCATGACAGAGTTTTACTGTTTGCTAATGCACTGGCCAGGGCCTCTGCTCCTGCATCGCCTATCTTATTTCCCCAAAGCCTGAGCATACAAACAAAGGTTAGTAAATTGAAGTGCAACACCAAGAGGATGCATGGATGTTttgtatgacgttttttaccctAAAAACTGCAGCGAATGATTGAATTTCAGCCCCTCTGCAAGCTGCTTTGCTCCTTCTGCAGTTATATTATTGTTACCCAGCCTGAGAGAAAATTAGTTATTAGTGTAATTTCATACAAGTACCACATCTGATGACTGTTGAAATGTGCTGCCGACCTTAGAGAGAGGAAATTCTGCTTGGTCTTTAGAAGATGACAAAAGTGCTGCGTGCAAGCATCAGTCAGCTTGTTGTTGAAAAGcctatacaaaaaaaaaaaatcatttgtacTGTAACAATCAATTATACTGTAACGTATTATTATGAATCATCTTAACAGTACATACGCAATCTTCTGGAAGTTGTCACACTGGATAACTTTAACAATCAATTTGCAGATTCCCCTGTCTGTAATGTTGTTATTTCTGAGGCTGATAGGAGAATAAGATAAATGACACAAGCATAATAtttagagatttttgttttGCCTTATTACCCGTGATAAATGATGTTAGAGAGACCTTGTTCACTATACTTCATACAACTAACTGTTTAACAATGCAACATTAACATAATAACAATTCAGAGTTTATACTCACTACAGGGAATTGCAAATGTGCATGCAGGGAAGAAGCTGCTCCACTCCAACGTCGCCTACAGTGTTGTTGTCCAGCTGGAGGCCTACAGGGCTCTTTAAATGCTGGAGCACGTAGGCTAGTGCAGTGCACTCTACTGGGCCAATGTTACAGTAGGTCAGTTTCAGGTGGTCCACCTCCAGGTTAGTGACAGCACCTTTAGCGATTCTGATGTCCTGCATCTCATAGATGCATTTGATTAGCCAAACAAAGCCTGGCATTGCATGcatgctcttcttctctcccgCTACAGGTTGGGGGATAGATTTAAAGTGTTTCTGCATGCCTTTGGACAGGCACTTTGAAACCTGCTTGATCTTCTTCTCCATCATAGTTCGGGGGCAGCACTGAAGCCACATGCTTCGATAGTGTTGGGAGAGCAGTCCAGACACAAAGGTGGCTGTGATTTGCAGATTGGGTTTTTCAGCTGCTGTAGCTTCACCCCCCGGAAGGTGCGCTTGTTGGTTAGTGTTGGGCAAACAGGCCCCGAAGCATTTTTTACTCTGACTTGTCTCACTCCTGTCCTGCAGCTCAAAGAGCTTAAGTATGGTCAAGCGGTCAGTGTCAACCGACAAAACGACGTACAGAGcagcaaaaaaacactgcaaagtcacATGAAGGAATTCATAGTGTTTATGGTGAGAGGAGGACATGTCTTTGCTTTGAACAAGAAAGCCCATACAGATATCATTTTCTGTTACACCACATGTCTCCAGGTGTGTACATGAGAAGATATAACAGGTGGTTCCTATTCCATCAAAGGCGAGCTGTCCAAGATGCAAGACGGTTTTAAGGTGCTTCTGAAACCAACCCATCTCCACAGAACTCTTCAGGGGGCAGTGGTGCTGTAAAAAGTGCTGTAAGATCATCATGTAAATGTCTGTGATTGTTTGTAGTTTACCCTCTTCACAGCCCTGAAGCTCCTTATGGCACTGTGAGACAATCCAGCAGAGGACTGGACTATGACACAGTCCAAGtaaagctgtgtttgtttgtagggTCTCCAAAATCTTAGCGGCCACGGTGGGGTCACTGTGATGCTTCTTCACAAAACAGTCAATCTCACTTGGGGAAAATCCTTTCAAGAGGACCTCTTTGCGGAGGTGTTTCCTCAGTAGAGGCCCCACTGCCTCTGGACGACTAGTTACCACTTTCCACACCCCCTTCATTAGGGAACCTTGAATTAAGTTAAATAATAGTATGTGAGCAGGTGCACGCTGGGTTGGGCAGCAGAGTCTGTGCTCGTCCGAAAAGCTCTGCTTGAGCTCATCCAGGCCATCAAAAGTAAAAAGGATGAGATGTGGGTGGTCCAGCATGAACTGAAAAATCTCTTCCTGCTCCCTGTCTGGCCAGCAGCAATGTTGAAAGAGCAACTCTTGAACAGACAGTTCCCTGTGTTCTGAGTTCAGCTTGCGACAACTGAAAgggaacagaaacagaaagtcCTGGAGAGCTGTCCCTCGAGCCCAAAGAAGGTGCAGCCTCTGGAGTAAGGTGCTCTTCCCACTACCTGCCTCCCCAGAGACAAGCACTGTGTCAGCCTCCTCGTTCACAGTACCCGCTGTGCCAACTATGTCCTCCAGGCCCAAAGGTGCATGGGCCTCAGCACAATCATGACCTAGTTCCAGCTGGACTTCAGTGTAAATATCATCCAATGGCATGTGGCTTGTCCCTCCATAAGTACTGAGAAAGTGGgactgagcagagagagagctgctCAGCTTCTTCTGATACTTTAAGAACTCTGTAGTAGAAAGCCCACACACTTgataaatgtcaataaaatgaatggaaatgaatACAGTTCACAATTCTTCACTTCCAGTATTTTCCTAACAAATCTTCATTTTAGACAGCAAGTCCACAGTGAAGAGCAGCTGCCATTGAGCTTTCACAAAGTTCCCCTTCACTGCTATTTATAACAAAGTATTTTTAAGCCTATGATAAGAAAATTACCTTTTGACAGAGTCAGTTTTTTTTGGGTGAGTGACGACTCAGTTTCCTGATTTTGCTGAACGTAATGCAGTATCACGTTTGCTGCTGACTCGCCTTTTGGTCTGACGTGATCCAGCAAACGCCTCGCCTGAGCGACATGTGAATGACAAAAGATTCATGATTCAATGATTCATCATCATAACTATCGATGTGGTATAAATGTTCTCTTCCTTAGCTTGTGGGGGAAAAATTATGTAAAAAGCACATTCCAGAAATGTAATTCCAGAaactttttctttaaaaatacctCGGATTCAAATGCATTTCTAATACAGTtagtattaaatgtatttgaagCAATTACGtttaacaaatagagaaaagtTTTTCTGTTTGATTCATAGACATTTGTCCAAACTCTGTCAGTGTGATTTTTCAAGAAATAATCAATATAAACCCACACATGAAAAATACAGATGGCTGTTTATCTTTAGGATCTTCATTTTGGTTTGCTGACATCTCAGTTATGTTATGACTCATGCCAGAGGAATAATGGCATGTTGCCCTGTGAGATTGAAAATTGAGATAAACCACCATAGACATGAAACCAGAAGCTGTTTCCATCATAACTAGGTCAATTACAGTTGAAATGTTGTCAagccaaaatgtaaaaatatgcaTAAACTATAGAACTATTCACTGTACCTGCTGAGAGGGAGTATATATAGGAATCCGTACTTCATCGCAGTCCCCTGATGTGAAGTGTCCTGACACAGTTAGAGCCTCGAGAGCACCATCGATGCAGCCTTGTAGCTTCCTGATAAGGCTTGGTCTATGAGTCAGGAGAGTCTGAGTAGATGGGCTCTGAGTAACGCTTTTTTCTGGATTTTCACAGCATCCTGAAAACGTAATGCCGGCAACCTGCACTTCTGGCAGGGCTTGTTtgagagcagagagaaagacCTCACAGGCATCCACACCCTTTGTATAAACCAAGTCAAGCAACTGTCGGGCATTGGTATACAGTGCCCTACCTGGGACTTGTATGCTCTGGTACTCCTCCCATATGAGCTCCCCATGGGCCAACAGTATATCCAGAACTCTTTCCAGATGTTCAGCTGACCCACTGCTGCATAATGCATGCAGTAGCTCTGACCGTTGTTTCAGTACAAGCTCCTGGGCAAACATGCTGTCTAACTGCCTGCTTCCATTTCCAGAGACATCCAACGTGATTATCTGCTGCTTCATTGTCACCTGTCACATATTATCATGTCAATACAAGCCTCCTGCGTCAGTTTCCCTCATGTTGTGCCTTTGCATCAAATGCATGTACAAAATACCCCatagggttttttgttgttacaaTGCATTGACCAGTTTTAGGAAAGGAATTAAACAGCAGACACCTAAAAACTACAGAACGGCTATTTAAGAATTATCACTTACATTCGAGTCGCCACAGGAAAAAGCTTTCCTCGCTCCATTTGTCATTTGGGTACAGCACTGCGTAACTTCAGACTCGCCTCTTCCTCATTCTACAGCTCAAAACAAAACTTGTTCTGCTACTCAGCCCCAGTTGTAAAATGGAGAAACAATCCTGCCAGCAAATTTCAAGATCAGCTGGACTATTTTGCTATTCActgtatgacatcatcatgcAATTCTTTTTTTGAAAGCGATAAATATTGTGCCAGTCACTTCTTCTTATACAAAGCTAAATATCAACAGTAGTTTGCCTCAGTGCTTATTGTTCACTATATTTCCCTGCCATTTTGTGCATCCTCTTGCTTGAGGTAAGGACACCATATTTAGGCATACAGTGACGTCAATTATACAATTTAAATAACAGAAGTTATTGGACTatcaacaaagacatttttacctCTAGAAATAcactgagagagaaagatgcaTGTTGGTACAGTAGTAGGTCCTTAGCGGTTGTAATTTGCTCATGCAACCACTTGATGGAACTGTTACTTAAATGAACCAGCCTCGTCTGTTCAACGAGGAGAGAATTACTCAACTTTTTGGGAGATTTCTTTATTCCATGGTCTTGCCCGCAACCCCAAGACCTCTATTTATGCACAATGACAAATTAGTgtgttgttttacatgtttacatgaaagGTTCTTAAAGGGTTTGTAGAAGGTAATGAGAATTTGTATACATATTAATATGGAAAATAATTCTATAGTGATTCAGGCAGCACGTTGTATTAGATATAAATCTCTTACTCCTGCATTCTTAGATGTTATATATATCTTATTGGTCTGTAAGCCTGACCATCATcacttgctgtgtgtgtctgtgtttgggtCCTTTGTAGACATGGTCCTACTTATCTGTTAACCTGTAAGAGCCATGACAGTTTCTTCACGGTGCCTTGTGGGGTAAAAAGCCTCAAACACATATGACATGCATAATCAAAGACACACATAGGAATAAATCTTCTTTTAAGtaagtttctttgtttctttcttcattcCATGCCTAAGAAACATCTCCATACCAAGGGGACTGTAACACAAAGTACTCTCTGTGAGGCATCCTGTACAAAGCTCCAACATTAGGAtctgtcatccaaaatcacagtAGGGGCTCCAGACAAATTTGGATGGATGAGAAAGTAGAAGGCAAGAAATTGTTGATTAAGAATAAATACAGATATAGTCCCAAAATACACTTCTAAGTATTCCTGCTCCCTTTGCAACTAAATTCCTAACACTTTGTCAAagcatggggaaaaaaaagaaagaaacacagctCAAACGTCATGTATTTTGACGATATAACCTCCTTCACTCTGACTGAAATATTTGGACTCTGATGGTAGTAGTGAGTCTTCACTTGaagtgaaaaatgtgacaagagacacactcacacaagttAACTTAGACTTAGCTTGTGGAATCTACGCCTCAGTTTTATGGGGCTTTCATATGGAGTCAGTTCAGTATCTCACCTAAAGTGCTGCGCAACACTCCAAACAACCTGGTTTGTACTGCATGTCATTGCAGGTCAGTTCTGGTTTCTTCTCTATTACAAATATGTAGATATTTCATCACTGTGGCTTCTTTCTGCAAATCAAAAGCACATGCAATGAGCTCAGTTTTAGTCCAGGTGCTCTGTGCACATACGTACTGATTGGTTTGCCAGAGACTCAGAACACCCAGAAGAAAATGAGCACACGTCATCTTCTGTGTGTGCTCTGACGTGAATCTGCAAGTGAGTTTAAAGCACACCTAATTAGGTATGATTTAACTATCGTTCATATTCAGAAAACATTATAATCATTATATTGTGGATTCTTATATAACAACTTTGCAAGGAGGACTAACTGCACTGCATCTGCAGACAAAAGAATGCCATACTGCAATCAATATGCTACACTAAATGACACAAGCCATGAACACTGTTTGATCCATACTTGAATGATAACTTCATAAgctgaaacaaagagaaataagCAAGATACACATAACGAATACAGGACGTCTTCATTCatcccctccctttcccaagtgtgtTAGTGAACTGGGGTACCCTTCACATACCAAAAAGCATGATGTTCTTCTTAGTTATTCTTAAAATATGACCTGATGGCAGCCATTATCCTGCTGCTGTCGGAGACACAGTCTCTGCCGTCACTGAAACCTGGCTGTCAGTGGGACACGAAGGAAAAATAAGATTgtagccactgaacaaaagactcacctaataaaatctgtCACTGCAGAAGTCTTAAATGTCTCAAGAATATGTCCACTGCCTTCTCACACCACTCGACTGCCTTTTCTGCCTGGAAAcgaaagtttgtgtcacttcgtAAACCTCACACTTCCTGCACCGAAATCCCCTGTTCATTAGTAAGGTTAAATGtactgttttctgtctttggcatatatatataaaatccttCATTGGGGTTTAAATAAGCGACACAAACTTATCAAAccaggcagcagtagaccggcAGCTCATGTGTACCAGCAAGCAAAAAAAGCTGATTctgactttggtgcgggagagtgagattggtttataaacttcagtttctgagTGGTAAACATTGTTGAATGGAGAGGTAAAGCATACTTCAGCATGACTTAAGCAATTGTAGATTTTATCAtgtgagccttttttttcctgacagcaACGGTCATCGCTGACTATGTGCCAGTGcctcatataaccacactttaaaaaaatgcctCACCTATTACTTTATACACAAGCACTGAGATCTTTTTATTAAGATGTTCTAAAATATGAAGAAGAATTTCACTTCATTAGCGgggttatgtaaaaaaaacaaaaaaaaacaacaacctgttaAACATTAACAATCTGTTCTCGTAACTCTGAAAGAGACGGGAGGATGAATAAAGGTTGATCCGTTCATGTGATTAATGGAGACGTTAGAGGAAGATCAGTATGTGCAGCAATCCTGTAACAATGAACCATTCACGCCGGAAATTAATCTTAACATcggaggatgaagaagaaaaaaaaaaacctctggaCAGTCAGATAAAGAGGCTctcagcagaggaagaggatcTCTTTTAAAGGTAACTGACGTGTGTGGTGTGACCATGcgtgcatgggtgtgtgtgtcaatCAGGGTTTAATTGACAGGTGGATTAAAGCTCACACATCTGAGAGcccccatcttttttttttttttttttttttcaggagaGGCAAAGTTGGACGGAGTCTGTTCTCCGATATCTGCCTGAGGTTTGGGGTGCTGCGCTCAAGGTTAGCATGGGCACCCCACTGAGTGTGCGCTGTCTGAGATGGGCCCTACTTGTTGGACATTCATTATCAAACTCTGTTTGCTCCTTtcatctgcagctctgtgcaGCACTCAACGTAAACTACAGAGGCACCTTGCAGCTTGACATCTCTCCATTCACTCTGTACCTTAAACAGCATGCTGCCACATCAAAGAGCTGCGGCTCCTTTTGATGTTGCCAAAAAGAAAGAGCTCCAATGATCTACTAAAAACCAATGCAACTTTCCAGA from Solea solea chromosome 5, fSolSol10.1, whole genome shotgun sequence harbors:
- the nod2 gene encoding nucleotide-binding oligomerization domain-containing protein 2 is translated as MTNGARKAFSCGDSNVTMKQQIITLDVSGNGSRQLDSMFAQELVLKQRSELLHALCSSGSAEHLERVLDILLAHGELIWEEYQSIQVPGRALYTNARQLLDLVYTKGVDACEVFLSALKQALPEVQVAGITFSGCCENPEKSVTQSPSTQTLLTHRPSLIRKLQGCIDGALEALTVSGHFTSGDCDEVRIPIYTPSQQARRLLDHVRPKGESAANVILHYVQQNQETESSLTQKKLTLSKEFLKYQKKLSSSLSAQSHFLSTYGGTSHMPLDDIYTEVQLELGHDCAEAHAPLGLEDIVGTAGTVNEEADTVLVSGEAGSGKSTLLQRLHLLWARGTALQDFLFLFPFSCRKLNSEHRELSVQELLFQHCCWPDREQEEIFQFMLDHPHLILFTFDGLDELKQSFSDEHRLCCPTQRAPAHILLFNLIQGSLMKGVWKVVTSRPEAVGPLLRKHLRKEVLLKGFSPSEIDCFVKKHHSDPTVAAKILETLQTNTALLGLCHSPVLCWIVSQCHKELQGCEEGKLQTITDIYMMILQHFLQHHCPLKSSVEMGWFQKHLKTVLHLGQLAFDGIGTTCYIFSCTHLETCGVTENDICMGFLVQSKDMSSSHHKHYEFLHVTLQCFFAALYVVLSVDTDRLTILKLFELQDRSETSQSKKCFGACLPNTNQQAHLPGGEATAAEKPNLQITATFVSGLLSQHYRSMWLQCCPRTMMEKKIKQVSKCLSKGMQKHFKSIPQPVAGEKKSMHAMPGFVWLIKCIYEMQDIRIAKGAVTNLEVDHLKLTYCNIGPVECTALAYVLQHLKSPVGLQLDNNTVGDVGVEQLLPCMHICNSLYLRNNNITDRGICKLIVKVIQCDNFQKIALFNNKLTDACTQHFCHLLKTKQNFLSLRLGNNNITAEGAKQLAEGLKFNHSLQFLGLWGNKIGDAGAEALASALANSKTLSWLSLVGNGVGSAGACAVANIIKHCTSLEDIWLTENCITRTGVECLIQALEHNKHVKSVWLRNNDLSSEEVEEMTQRESRLVF